From Staphylococcus delphini, one genomic window encodes:
- a CDS encoding ABC transporter permease/substrate-binding protein yields the protein MNTFLETLNSRKGELLAALLEHIQLSFIALLIAVLIGVPLGILLTKTKKISEVVINIAAVLQTIPSLALLGLMIPLFGIGTVPAVIALVVYALLPILRNTYTGITGVDSSLVEAAKGIGMKPLRRLTKVELPLAMPVMMAGIRTAMVLIIGTATLAALIGAGGLGDLILLGIDRNNTLLILIGAIPAAVLAILFDVILRILSHISYRKMLTTLGIILLLMLMVTIAPLFSSQNERITIAGKLGTEPSIITNMYKILIEDETDYTVSVKDGMGKTTFLFNALKSDDIDGYLEFTGTVLGELTKESPKSKDETEVYEQANASLENKFDMTLLKPMQYNNTYALAVKRDFAEAHNIKTISDLKKVESEIKPGFTLEFNDREDGYPAIQKAYDLNFQNVKKMEPKLRYQAVESGDINLIDAYSTDAELKQYDMVVLDDDRKVFPPYQGAPLFKKSFIEDHPGVEKALNQLEGKISDEEMQEMNYRVAEKDEDPYTVAKEYLEKQGLIGK from the coding sequence ATGAACACATTTTTAGAGACATTGAATAGCCGAAAAGGTGAATTACTTGCTGCCTTACTTGAACATATACAGCTGTCATTCATTGCGTTGCTGATTGCGGTGCTCATTGGTGTACCACTGGGCATACTATTAACGAAAACGAAAAAAATATCTGAAGTGGTGATTAACATTGCAGCGGTCTTACAAACGATTCCGTCACTTGCGTTGCTCGGTCTCATGATTCCGCTCTTTGGTATTGGAACGGTCCCCGCTGTCATCGCCCTCGTTGTTTATGCATTATTACCGATTTTGCGTAATACATATACGGGGATTACAGGTGTAGACAGTTCGTTAGTAGAAGCGGCTAAAGGGATTGGTATGAAGCCGTTGCGCCGTTTAACTAAAGTGGAATTACCGTTAGCGATGCCCGTGATGATGGCAGGGATTCGTACAGCGATGGTGCTCATTATCGGTACGGCGACATTAGCCGCATTAATCGGTGCAGGTGGTTTAGGTGACTTAATATTATTAGGTATCGACCGTAACAATACATTATTAATTTTAATTGGCGCGATTCCAGCAGCCGTATTAGCCATTTTGTTCGATGTGATTTTAAGAATTTTAAGCCATATTTCTTACCGTAAAATGTTAACGACACTCGGCATCATTTTACTACTCATGTTGATGGTTACGATTGCGCCGCTCTTCTCTAGTCAAAATGAACGTATTACGATTGCTGGGAAGTTAGGCACAGAACCTTCAATCATCACCAATATGTACAAGATTTTAATTGAAGACGAAACAGATTATACTGTGTCAGTGAAAGACGGCATGGGTAAAACAACATTTTTATTCAATGCATTAAAATCAGACGATATTGATGGTTACTTGGAATTTACAGGTACAGTATTAGGTGAGTTGACGAAAGAATCACCGAAATCTAAAGACGAAACAGAAGTATATGAACAAGCGAATGCAAGCTTGGAAAACAAATTTGATATGACGTTATTGAAGCCGATGCAATACAACAATACGTATGCATTAGCAGTGAAGCGTGACTTTGCGGAAGCACACAATATTAAAACGATTAGCGACTTGAAAAAAGTGGAAAGCGAGATTAAACCAGGTTTCACACTTGAATTTAATGATCGTGAAGATGGTTATCCTGCGATTCAAAAAGCGTATGATTTAAACTTCCAAAATGTGAAAAAGATGGAGCCTAAATTGCGTTATCAAGCTGTTGAAAGTGGCGATATTAACTTAATTGATGCATATTCGACAGATGCAGAATTGAAACAATATGATATGGTCGTGCTCGATGATGACCGTAAAGTGTTCCCGCCATATCAAGGGGCACCGTTGTTTAAAAAATCATTTATTGAAGATCATCCGGGTGTTGAAAAAGCATTAAATCAATTAGAAGGTAAAATCTCTGATGAAGAAATGCAAGAAATGAATTATCGCGTTGCTGAAAAAGATGAAGATCCGTATACAGTTGCGAAAGAATATCTTGAGAAACAAGGATTAATCGGCAAGTAG
- a CDS encoding ABC transporter ATP-binding protein, translated as MIKFSNVSKRYDDRVVVNQVDMEINEGEFFVLIGPSGSGKTTTMKMINRLIPLSEGYIYFKDRPISDYSVYEMRWDMGYVLQQIALFPHMSIRDNIAQVPLMKGWTKEKIDARVDELLSMVGLDPEQFRDRKPEELSGGQRQRVGVVRALAVDPPVILMDEPFSALDPITREKLQDDLLKLQSQIKKTIVFVTHDIEEAFKLGDRICLLNHGHVEQIGTPNDFIKSPKNDFVCQFLGDLTSVVLNHFSLGKVVELAGEKATEAQVRQYPVVHAEQTVSDVYDELVQHEAVIVPVEGEQWSLSRQDIFSFLSKNQAGETA; from the coding sequence ATGATAAAATTTAGCAATGTTTCTAAACGTTATGATGACCGAGTCGTCGTCAATCAAGTGGATATGGAGATTAACGAAGGTGAATTTTTCGTCTTGATTGGTCCGTCTGGCTCAGGTAAAACGACAACGATGAAAATGATCAACCGGTTAATACCATTATCTGAAGGTTATATCTATTTTAAAGATCGCCCGATTAGTGATTATTCAGTGTACGAAATGCGTTGGGATATGGGATACGTGTTACAACAAATCGCCTTATTTCCGCATATGTCAATACGTGACAATATCGCACAAGTACCGTTGATGAAAGGCTGGACAAAAGAAAAGATTGATGCACGCGTCGATGAACTATTGTCGATGGTTGGACTGGACCCAGAACAGTTTAGAGACCGGAAACCTGAAGAATTATCAGGAGGTCAACGTCAACGTGTCGGTGTGGTCCGTGCACTCGCAGTTGACCCGCCAGTCATTTTAATGGATGAACCGTTTAGCGCATTAGATCCGATTACCCGAGAAAAATTACAAGATGACTTGCTAAAATTGCAAAGTCAAATTAAGAAAACGATTGTATTTGTGACACATGATATCGAAGAAGCGTTCAAATTGGGAGACCGTATTTGTTTATTGAATCATGGTCATGTGGAACAAATTGGTACACCGAACGACTTTATTAAATCACCCAAAAATGATTTCGTTTGCCAATTTTTAGGTGACTTGACGAGTGTTGTCCTGAATCATTTCTCACTCGGTAAAGTTGTAGAACTTGCAGGTGAAAAAGCGACCGAGGCACAAGTACGCCAATATCCTGTCGTCCATGCAGAGCAAACAGTGAGTGACGTTTATGATGAATTAGTACAACATGAAGCGGTCATAGTCCCAGTTGAAGGTGAGCAGTGGTCTTTATCACGCCAAGACATCTTTAGCTTTTTATCAAAAAATCAGGCAGGTGAGACAGCATGA
- the recQ gene encoding DNA helicase RecQ: MEQTLSHYFGYKSFRPGQKEIIERVLNHHHTLGVLPTGGGKSLCYQVPGLMFKGTTIVISPLISLMKDQVDQLTAMGIAAAYLNSSLSTQAQKEIETQLVNGELKFLYIAPERFEQTYFEMLLRRVDISLVAFDEAHCISKWGHDFRPSYQAVIQRVLTMPQQFSIVALTATATTEVQQDIMERLMISRQHLVKTSIRRRNLKFQVNGTYQRQKFVLDYIQKHSQKAGIVYCSTRKQVEALYEALEDADVPVSYYHAGMTAKQRDEAQNDFLYDRTRVVVATNAFGMGIDKSNVRYVIHYNMPGDLESYYQEAGRAGRDGLDSDCILLYSDRDIGLHQYFIGASKADDDYKERMGEKLTKMIQYTKTTKCLEATLVHYFEPNEKLEECQQCSNCIDKNKTYNMTKEAKMIISGVARLRQQEGYQTVIQVLRGEVSDYIRHQGYENLSTYGLMKDYTTGELHHLIDELRFKGFLNEHDEILMCDASVEKLLSEDTQVYTTPFKRKSKETVHINTVEGVDRTLFEKLVEVRREMSERLNMPPTNIFTDYTLEAFAKRKPVTKQEMIQIDGVGSYKLKHYCPEFLEAIQEYKMHSS, from the coding sequence ATGGAGCAAACATTGTCGCATTATTTTGGATACAAATCTTTTCGTCCTGGTCAAAAAGAGATTATTGAACGGGTATTGAATCATCATCATACGTTAGGGGTGTTACCCACAGGTGGGGGTAAATCGTTATGTTACCAAGTGCCAGGATTGATGTTTAAAGGAACGACCATTGTCATTAGTCCTTTAATTTCGTTAATGAAAGACCAAGTGGACCAATTGACCGCAATGGGAATAGCTGCGGCTTATTTGAATAGTAGTTTAAGTACGCAAGCGCAAAAAGAGATAGAAACGCAATTGGTCAATGGTGAGTTGAAATTTTTATACATCGCACCGGAACGTTTTGAACAAACTTATTTTGAAATGTTGCTGCGACGTGTCGATATTTCACTTGTCGCATTTGACGAAGCACACTGTATTTCAAAATGGGGACACGATTTTCGACCGAGTTATCAAGCGGTGATTCAACGCGTATTGACCATGCCGCAACAGTTTTCAATTGTCGCATTGACTGCAACAGCAACGACAGAAGTGCAACAAGACATTATGGAACGGTTGATGATTTCACGTCAGCATTTAGTCAAAACAAGTATTCGCCGTCGTAATTTGAAGTTCCAAGTGAATGGCACATATCAACGTCAAAAATTTGTATTGGATTATATTCAAAAGCATAGTCAGAAGGCGGGGATTGTTTATTGTTCAACGCGTAAACAAGTAGAAGCCTTGTACGAAGCGTTAGAAGACGCAGATGTCCCTGTATCCTACTATCATGCAGGAATGACAGCAAAACAAAGAGATGAAGCTCAAAATGACTTTTTATATGACCGTACTCGTGTAGTCGTCGCGACCAACGCATTCGGTATGGGAATTGATAAATCGAATGTCCGCTATGTCATTCATTACAATATGCCGGGTGATTTGGAATCGTACTACCAAGAAGCTGGACGTGCAGGTCGAGATGGATTAGATAGTGATTGTATTTTATTGTACAGTGATCGAGATATTGGTTTACATCAGTATTTTATCGGTGCCTCAAAAGCGGACGACGATTACAAGGAACGCATGGGCGAAAAATTAACGAAAATGATTCAATATACAAAGACGACGAAATGTCTGGAAGCGACATTAGTGCATTATTTTGAGCCGAATGAAAAGCTTGAAGAGTGTCAGCAGTGTAGTAACTGTATCGATAAAAATAAAACGTACAATATGACGAAAGAAGCGAAAATGATTATTAGCGGTGTCGCGCGCTTACGTCAACAAGAAGGATATCAAACGGTCATTCAAGTTTTGCGTGGCGAGGTTTCGGATTACATTCGTCATCAAGGCTATGAAAACCTTTCGACGTATGGCTTGATGAAAGACTATACGACGGGTGAGTTACATCATTTAATCGATGAACTCCGCTTTAAAGGTTTCCTCAACGAACATGACGAAATACTCATGTGTGATGCCTCAGTAGAAAAATTGTTGAGTGAAGATACGCAAGTTTATACGACACCGTTCAAACGTAAGTCGAAAGAAACAGTGCATATTAACACTGTAGAAGGGGTCGACCGTACGTTATTTGAAAAACTTGTCGAAGTCAGACGTGAAATGAGTGAACGTTTGAACATGCCACCGACGAATATTTTTACTGACTATACGTTAGAAGCTTTTGCGAAAAGAAAGCCTGTCACAAAGCAAGAAATGATTCAGATTGATGGTGTCGGCAGTTATAAGCTGAAGCACTATTGTCCTGAATTTTTAGAAGCGATTCAAGAATATAAAATGCATAGTTCGTAA
- a CDS encoding ABC-F family ATP-binding cassette domain-containing protein, whose protein sequence is MEAYKIEHLNKSYADKVIFDDLQLSISNQERIGLVGINGTGKSSLLKVIAGMDEDFDAVQSHPKQYRIRYAAQNHNLDPTLTVYEAVYSADAKELQVIKRYEEATAQYAEQQTDKAFDAMMAAQADMDAYSAWDYSAEIKTILSKLGIHDTTRRMSELSGGQQKRVVLARTLIEKPDLLLLDEPTNHLDFESIHWLIQFVKSYPKTVVFVTHDRYFLNEVATRIVELRNGKLDTYPGNYEAYIAMRAEREEIEARQQTKQRALFKQELAWMRAGVKARTTKQQARQDRFHDLKEQVQSHQVQEKGSLNLAYSRLGKQVFELENVTKRINGRTLFENVSTLIQKGVQVGIVGPNGVGKTTMLNILAGEDQQFEGVLKVGQTVKVAYFKQTDERLNRDVRVIDFLREESELARQKDGTTVSITQLLERFLFPSVTHGKKVYKLSGGEQKRLYLLKLLVHQPNVLLLDEPTNDLDTETLTILEDYIQTFGGTVITVSHDRYFLDKVVDCYWYIHDGQIDMILGQFEDYLAYQKQLEQAATQVESVKQQPTVQPKKKKGLSYNEKREYDMLLVRIEETESRLAEIDAEMIEANADYAKIKALNEEKETLEAQYDTDMTRWSELEEILEQ, encoded by the coding sequence GTGGAAGCGTATAAAATTGAACACCTCAACAAATCTTATGCGGATAAAGTCATTTTTGATGATTTACAGTTATCCATTTCCAATCAAGAGCGAATCGGATTAGTTGGTATCAATGGAACGGGGAAAAGTTCATTGCTCAAAGTCATTGCAGGCATGGATGAAGATTTTGATGCCGTTCAATCGCATCCGAAACAATATCGAATTCGTTATGCGGCACAAAATCACAACTTGGATCCAACATTAACAGTTTATGAAGCGGTTTATAGTGCGGATGCTAAAGAGTTGCAAGTCATTAAACGTTATGAAGAAGCTACTGCACAATACGCAGAGCAACAGACTGACAAAGCGTTTGATGCAATGATGGCCGCACAAGCTGATATGGATGCTTACAGTGCTTGGGATTATAGTGCTGAAATTAAAACGATTTTATCGAAACTTGGCATCCATGATACGACACGCCGGATGAGCGAACTCTCAGGTGGCCAACAAAAGCGCGTGGTGTTAGCGCGTACGTTGATTGAAAAACCAGATTTATTATTATTAGACGAACCGACGAACCATTTAGATTTCGAATCGATTCATTGGTTAATTCAATTTGTAAAGTCTTATCCGAAAACAGTCGTCTTTGTGACACACGACCGTTACTTTTTAAATGAAGTGGCGACGCGTATTGTAGAATTGCGAAATGGCAAGTTAGATACATATCCAGGGAACTATGAAGCGTATATTGCAATGCGAGCAGAGCGTGAAGAAATTGAAGCACGTCAACAAACGAAGCAACGTGCACTATTTAAACAAGAGTTAGCGTGGATGCGTGCCGGTGTTAAAGCGCGAACAACGAAGCAACAAGCAAGGCAAGATCGTTTTCATGATTTAAAGGAACAAGTACAATCGCATCAAGTGCAAGAGAAGGGATCATTGAATCTGGCTTATTCGCGTTTAGGTAAACAAGTCTTTGAACTTGAAAATGTGACGAAACGCATTAATGGCCGTACGTTATTTGAAAACGTGTCGACATTGATTCAAAAAGGTGTGCAAGTCGGTATTGTAGGGCCAAACGGTGTCGGTAAAACGACGATGCTGAACATTTTAGCAGGTGAAGACCAACAATTTGAAGGTGTTTTAAAAGTAGGTCAAACGGTAAAAGTGGCTTACTTTAAACAAACGGATGAACGATTGAATCGTGATGTCCGTGTCATTGATTTCTTGCGTGAAGAAAGTGAGTTAGCGCGTCAAAAAGATGGGACAACTGTTTCGATTACGCAATTGTTGGAACGCTTTTTATTCCCGAGTGTGACGCATGGTAAGAAAGTGTATAAACTCTCGGGTGGCGAACAAAAGCGTTTGTATTTATTGAAGTTGTTAGTGCATCAGCCGAACGTGTTGTTGTTAGACGAACCGACAAATGATTTGGATACAGAAACGTTAACGATTTTAGAAGATTATATTCAAACATTTGGTGGGACTGTCATTACTGTGAGCCATGACCGTTACTTTTTAGATAAAGTCGTGGATTGTTATTGGTATATTCATGACGGTCAAATCGACATGATTTTAGGTCAGTTTGAAGATTATTTAGCATATCAAAAGCAACTTGAACAAGCAGCAACTCAAGTGGAATCCGTGAAACAGCAACCGACAGTACAACCGAAAAAGAAAAAAGGATTATCATACAACGAAAAACGAGAATATGACATGTTATTAGTGCGCATCGAGGAAACAGAATCGCGTCTAGCTGAAATTGACGCCGAAATGATCGAAGCGAACGCAGATTATGCCAAAATCAAAGCATTAAATGAAGAAAAAGAAACGCTCGAAGCTCAATATGATACCGACATGACGCGGTGGAGTGAACTAGAAGAAATATTAGAACAATAG
- a CDS encoding ZIP family metal transporter: protein MLDYISNMPPFLQALLAGIITWLLTALGAATVFVFKSVNEKVLNSMQGFAAGIMIAASFWSLLQPAIESSSDSAVPWLPAAIGFLLGGVFIRSLDYVIPHMHRNAADESQHQEGVETSLNKNTLLLLAITLHNIPEGLAIGVAFGGIATGNEHATLLGALGLAIGIGIQNIPEGAALSLPMHASGQSKWKAFNYGQASALVEPVFATLGAAAVLVVTPILPYALAFAAGAMIFVVVEELIPDSQAGKNTDLATLSLMVGFTIMMILDVALG from the coding sequence ATGTTGGATTATATTTCAAACATGCCGCCCTTTTTACAAGCATTACTTGCAGGTATCATCACGTGGTTATTAACCGCATTAGGGGCTGCAACCGTATTTGTATTTAAAAGTGTCAACGAAAAAGTGTTGAATTCGATGCAAGGCTTTGCTGCGGGTATTATGATCGCCGCAAGTTTTTGGTCATTACTCCAACCGGCCATTGAAAGCAGTTCGGACAGTGCAGTACCGTGGCTCCCTGCTGCAATTGGCTTTTTACTCGGTGGGGTTTTCATCCGTTCTTTAGACTATGTCATTCCACATATGCATCGAAACGCAGCTGATGAATCACAACATCAAGAAGGTGTTGAGACGAGTCTAAATAAAAACACACTTTTATTACTTGCGATTACATTGCATAACATTCCTGAAGGGCTCGCAATCGGGGTTGCCTTTGGTGGTATTGCGACAGGAAATGAACACGCAACTTTGCTAGGGGCGCTCGGACTTGCCATTGGTATTGGGATTCAAAACATTCCTGAAGGGGCTGCATTATCATTACCGATGCATGCTTCAGGACAGTCCAAATGGAAAGCCTTCAACTATGGACAAGCTTCAGCACTTGTAGAACCTGTTTTTGCTACATTGGGTGCAGCTGCTGTATTGGTCGTCACTCCGATACTGCCTTACGCACTCGCTTTTGCTGCAGGGGCGATGATTTTCGTTGTTGTTGAAGAATTAATTCCCGATTCACAAGCCGGCAAAAACACAGACCTTGCGACACTAAGCTTGATGGTTGGCTTTACCATTATGATGATACTGGATGTTGCTTTAGGGTAA
- the ltaS gene encoding polyglycerol-phosphate lipoteichoic acid synthase LtaS — protein MEKGKKKIGIFTFFLLMVLTIAIKTYFAYYVDLSLGVKGLTQNLILLMNPYSLVALVLSVFLFFKGRKAFWFMFVGGFLLTFLLYANVVYFRFFSDFITFSTLNQVSNVDSMGGAVSASFQWYDFVYFLDLIVYLFVLVFKRQWLSRNVFQKKFVPVVMATAIALFFLNLAFAETDRPELLTRTFDHKYLVKYLGPYNFTVYDGVKTVQNNQQKALASEDDLTEVLNYTKQKQATPNMEYYGKAKGKNVIKIHLESFQTFLINKKIHGEEVTPFLNKLSSGNEDFRYYPHFYHQTGQGKTSDAEFTMDNSMYGLPQGSAFSLKGDNTFQSLPAIMHQKQGYTTNVMHGDYKTFWNRDQVYRHFGIDKFYDATYFDMSPENLENLGLKDKEFFKEAAGYLSKEKQPFYSHLITLTNHYPFTLSDEDATIAKGDTGNSTVDGYIQTARYLDESLEQFIHDLKERGLYDDSVIMIYGDHYGISENHNKAMSQLLGEEITPAKFNDLNATGFWLKAPGVEPKVDDTYAGQVDVMPTLLHLLGIDTKNYLMFGTDMLSKDHKELVPFRNGDFVTRDYKYVNGKAYSNKNNQPLETPPADLDKNKKQVQHDLEMSDKVLNGDLFRFYDNPDFDKLNPADYKYPTGPKANQK, from the coding sequence ATGGAAAAAGGAAAAAAGAAAATAGGCATTTTTACGTTTTTCCTACTGATGGTGTTAACAATTGCAATAAAAACGTATTTTGCTTATTATGTGGACTTATCACTTGGCGTGAAAGGTTTAACACAAAATTTAATTTTATTAATGAATCCATACAGCTTAGTAGCACTTGTTTTAAGTGTGTTCTTATTCTTTAAAGGACGTAAAGCGTTTTGGTTCATGTTTGTTGGCGGGTTTTTGCTTACCTTTTTATTATATGCCAATGTCGTATATTTCCGCTTTTTCTCGGATTTCATTACATTTAGTACATTGAACCAAGTGAGCAATGTAGACTCCATGGGCGGTGCAGTGAGTGCATCATTCCAATGGTACGACTTTGTTTACTTCCTTGATCTGATTGTGTACTTATTTGTACTCGTGTTCAAACGTCAATGGTTGAGCCGCAATGTATTTCAGAAAAAGTTTGTGCCGGTAGTCATGGCTACAGCAATCGCGTTATTCTTCTTAAACTTAGCGTTTGCGGAAACAGACCGACCTGAATTATTAACACGTACATTTGACCATAAATATCTTGTGAAATACTTGGGGCCATACAACTTTACAGTATATGATGGCGTCAAAACGGTACAAAACAATCAGCAAAAGGCACTCGCTTCTGAAGATGATTTAACAGAAGTATTGAATTATACAAAACAAAAACAAGCCACACCGAATATGGAATACTACGGGAAAGCTAAAGGTAAAAATGTCATTAAAATCCATTTAGAAAGCTTCCAAACCTTCCTAATTAATAAAAAAATTCATGGTGAAGAAGTGACGCCGTTTTTAAACAAATTGTCGTCAGGTAATGAGGACTTTAGATATTACCCACATTTCTATCACCAAACGGGTCAAGGTAAAACGTCAGATGCTGAGTTCACAATGGATAACAGCATGTACGGGTTGCCTCAAGGTTCGGCCTTTTCATTAAAAGGTGATAACACGTTCCAATCTTTACCAGCGATTATGCATCAAAAACAAGGCTATACAACGAATGTGATGCATGGTGACTATAAAACATTCTGGAACCGTGACCAAGTGTACCGTCATTTTGGTATCGATAAGTTTTACGATGCCACATATTTTGACATGTCCCCAGAAAACTTAGAAAACCTTGGACTCAAAGATAAAGAGTTTTTCAAAGAGGCAGCGGGATACCTATCTAAAGAAAAACAACCGTTCTATTCACATTTAATTACGTTGACGAACCATTATCCGTTTACATTAAGTGATGAAGACGCAACGATTGCAAAAGGTGACACAGGTAACTCAACGGTCGATGGTTACATTCAAACAGCGCGCTATTTAGATGAGTCATTAGAACAGTTCATTCATGACTTAAAAGAACGTGGCCTATACGACGACTCAGTTATTATGATTTACGGTGACCATTATGGTATCTCAGAAAATCATAACAAGGCGATGTCACAGTTATTAGGCGAAGAGATTACACCAGCGAAGTTTAATGACTTGAATGCGACTGGTTTCTGGTTGAAAGCACCAGGCGTTGAACCTAAAGTGGACGACACATATGCAGGTCAAGTTGACGTTATGCCAACGTTACTTCACTTGTTAGGTATTGATACGAAAAACTATCTCATGTTTGGTACAGATATGTTGTCTAAAGACCATAAAGAACTTGTGCCATTCCGTAACGGTGATTTCGTGACAAGAGATTATAAATATGTGAATGGTAAAGCATATAGTAATAAAAATAATCAGCCGTTAGAAACACCACCTGCCGATCTTGATAAAAATAAGAAGCAAGTACAACACGATTTAGAAATGAGTGATAAAGTCTTGAACGGTGACTTATTCCGCTTCTATGACAATCCTGATTTCGATAAATTGAACCCGGCAGATTATAAATATCCAACAGGTCCAAAGGCAAATCAAAAATAA